A window of Maioricimonas rarisocia genomic DNA:
TGCGCTTCAGGATTTAATCCCACCGGACGGGAAAGCCACCGCCCGTGGTGCGGGGCCATGTCGTGGCAGTCGGGGCAGATCGCCCACTGCATGACCTTCACCGATGGTTCCGCTCCCCTTGGCAGAACTCAAGATTTCGGCACCTGCTGCTGCGGGTGTCGCATCGGAGCCCTGAGCACTGCAGATGGCCAAGAAACGAGCGACCAAAAAGCGGGTCAAAAAAGCGGCTCCCCCCGCCCGCAAGTCGACCAAGAGCTCGCGCAGCCGTGCGACTACCAAGTCGGCCGCCAAGAAGGTTGTCCGCAAGAAACCTTCCGGTTCCATCGAATCGCGGCTGAAGTCCCTCGATCGCGAAATCGTCAAGCTGATCAATCAGCGGACAGAATTGACGATCGATCAGCTCAAGGCGAGCGACGAACCGCAGACGCTGATGTTCTCGACGCAGGCGGAAGCCGAGCTGTGGCAGCGCCTCGACGAGGCCAACAAGGGCCCGCTTTCCAGCGTCGCGATCCGTTCGGTCTACCGCGAAGTCCTCAGCGCCGCCCGCAGTCGCATCCGCACGCTCCGGGTCGCCTATCTCGGACCGCCTTTCAGCTTCACGCACCTGGCCGCGATCGAACGGTTCGGCAAGAGCGCCGACCTGATCCCGGTCAACACGATTGCCTCGGTGTTTGAAGAGGTGAACCGCGGACACGCCGACTACGGCATCGTCCCGATCGAGAACAGCACCGACGGCCGCATCGTCGACACACTCGACATGTTCACCCGGCTGCCGCTGCGGATCTGCGGCGAAGTTCAGATGGCGGTGCACCATAACCTGCTGTCCCGATCGCCCCGCAGCGAAATCGTCGAGATCTACAGCAAGCCGCAGGCTCTCTCGCAGTGCCGCGACTGGCTGGCCCGCAACATGCCGCAGGCCCGGCTGATCGAAGTCACCAGTACGTCGACTGCCGCCCAGCTGGCCCGGGACAAGCCCGGTGCCGCCGCCGTCGCCAGCCGGCAGGCCGCCGTGCAGTACGAGCTGCAGATCATCGCCGACAGCATCGAGGACAACACCCATAACGTCACCCGGTTCGCCGTAATCGGGGACGATACGACCGAGTCGACCGGCCGGGACCGGACAGCCCTGCTGCTGCAGATCCCGCACACGCCCGGTTCGCTCTCCGAAGCCTTGACCGCCTTCAAGAAGAACAAGATCAACCTCACGTGGATCGAGTCCTTCCCCCTTCGCGGTCCGGAAGTCGGTTACCTGTTCTTCCTCGATTTCGAAGGACATGCCAAAGAAGCGCCCATCAAACGGACGCTGAACGACCTCGAGAAGAAGGCTGTCCGGCTGGAAGTTCTCGGTTCCTATCCGCGCAGCGAACCGCTCGCCTGAGAACATCCCCGGAAGCTGCCCCGGCCGAACACTTTACAGGCATCGCGCTGTCCGCCATGATGCCAGCGGCAACCGGTGCATCCTGACACCGGTCCGCTGCTCTTTCTGAAATCAACGACGTCCCCTGCGGTTGGAAGGATTGCGGAGTGATCATCGTCCTGAAACCGGACTGCACCGAGTCCCAGCTCGAACACATCTTCGAGAAGATCGAAGAGATGGGATTTCGCTACGAACTCAGCCGCGGCGTCAAACGATCGCTGGTCGGGGTCATCGGCGAAGAGGATCAGCTCCGCAACGCCCCCCTGCGGGCCATCCCCGGAGTTGAAGACGTCGTCCCCGTGCTCAAACCGTTCAAACTCGCCAGCCGCGAATTCCAGGAACACGACTCGTCGTTCGATCTGGGTCACGGCGTTCGTGTCGGC
This region includes:
- the pheA gene encoding prephenate dehydratase codes for the protein MAKKRATKKRVKKAAPPARKSTKSSRSRATTKSAAKKVVRKKPSGSIESRLKSLDREIVKLINQRTELTIDQLKASDEPQTLMFSTQAEAELWQRLDEANKGPLSSVAIRSVYREVLSAARSRIRTLRVAYLGPPFSFTHLAAIERFGKSADLIPVNTIASVFEEVNRGHADYGIVPIENSTDGRIVDTLDMFTRLPLRICGEVQMAVHHNLLSRSPRSEIVEIYSKPQALSQCRDWLARNMPQARLIEVTSTSTAAQLARDKPGAAAVASRQAAVQYELQIIADSIEDNTHNVTRFAVIGDDTTESTGRDRTALLLQIPHTPGSLSEALTAFKKNKINLTWIESFPLRGPEVGYLFFLDFEGHAKEAPIKRTLNDLEKKAVRLEVLGSYPRSEPLA